GAAAGAGAAGGAAAGGCGGACTGAGTTTTGAACAACCGTACGATTGTGCTGATGAAGGGAATTGTCTTTCCTCTCTGCCTGGTACCGTTCTTCGGCATAAGCTGGGCCTTCTGGCAGGCCTCGACCGGCGCGCAGCCAGACGCTCTCGGGGCTGACCCGGTCAACACGTTGACGCACTGGACCGGCGACTGGGCTCTGTGGATGCTGCTGGCCTCGCTTGCCATCACGCCTCTGCGTCGGCTCACGCCAAAGCTCGCCTGGCTCATCCGCTTCCGCCGGATGATCGGTCTGTTCGCCTTCTTCTACGCCACGCTCCATCTTGGAACCTACCTCTTCCTCTTCTCCGGCTATGACATCAACGGCGCCTGGGAGGGAATCAAGTCCGGCCACATCGGCATTTTGTTCGCCAACTTTGCCGCCGTCTGGCCCACCATCTGGGATGATGCCCTGAAGCGGAGGTTCGTACAGGTTGGCCTTCTGAGCTGGTTCATCCTGCTGCTGCTCACACTCACCAGCCCGCAATGGGTGCTGCGCAAAATGGGAGGCAAGCCCTGGCAGCGCCTGCATCGCTGGGTCTACGCCGCAGGCATTCTGGCCATCATCCACTACTGGTGGCTGGTGAAGAAGGGCGTCCTTACGCCCTGGAAGGACACCGCCGTCCTGGCCATCCTTCTACTGGCCCGCGTCGGCTGGACGTTGTGGAAGAAACGCAAAGTCCCGGCGCAGGCGGCAGCTCCGGTCGCTTAATATCCCGGCTTTTTGCTTTTTTTGTCTCTATTCCCCTGCAAGGATCTGCTTTTCCTGACTCACAACCCGGCGACGCCCCATTCCTCCGCGAAACGGGGATGAATCAGGGATACGCAACTTTCCCTTCGCGGACAGGTTCTAACAGACACGCGGAGGTACGTCCCCATGCGCCGAGCGTTTGTCCTTGCCGCTGTTGTTGTCCTTGTCCCTGCCCTGGCTCTCCCGGCGCAAATGCCGAAGGTGAAGCCGTCGAAATCTGCAAAGCCCGAGGCTCTCTTGCCCCTCACCGACCGTGAGCGAGCCCAGCAGTTGCTCAATCGCTTCACCTTCGGTGCGCGCCCCGGCGAGGTAGAGCAGGTGCTTGCCCAGGGAAGCGATAACTGGCTGAACCAGCAGCTCAGCCCCTCCGGCCTCAAGGACGATGTCGCCTCCCGCCGCATGGGCGACTACCCGGTTCTGCGCATGTCACCTGACCAGGTCGTACAGACCTTCCCTGCACAATTTGTGGTGCAACAGATCGCCGAAGGCAAGATCCCCAAGCCCGGAGGCCCGCAAACGGACCCGCAGCTTGCTTCTGTTTACGAGGTCGCGCTCTGGCGGTGGCAGAAGTCGCTCGACGACAAAAAAGTCGACGCCGATGGCACTACCCACATGCCCACTCCCGAGCAGCAGGAGGCCCAGAAGAAGGCGGACCAGGCCACCGCCGCGCGCATCGCAGGAGAACTCTTCGCCATCGATCGCAAGCAGCGCATGGCTGATCTTCTCTCCCGCCCCGTGCCCGACCGCGCCGCCTTCTGCCAGTACGTTGCCGGTGAGCAGAAGAACCTTCTCCTCGGCGAGTTCACACCTCGCGAGCGCGAGTTCTTCTACGCCATGGGAGCTACCGGTGGCTCCAGTTATCGCGCTCTGCAGGAGATCAGCGAGGCGAAGATGCTTCGCATGGTGCTGAGCGAGCGCCAGCTGCAGGAGGTGATGACCGACTTCTGGTTCAATCACTTCAACGTCTTCGGCCCCAAGGACTCTGACCAGTGGTACACCGCCGCCTACGAGCGCGATGCCATCCGCCCCTTCGCCCTGGGCAAGTTCCGTGACCTTCTGCTGGCCACGGCCAAATCCCCGGCCATGATGGTGTATCTGGACAACTACACCTCCATCGGCCCCAACAGCGAGGCCAACGGCGGCAAGCGGAAAGACGGCAAGCGCAACGGCCGCGGCCTGAACGAGAACTATGCCCGCGAAGTGATGGAGTTGCACACCGTCGGCGTCAACGGCGGCTATTCCCAGGAGGATGTGACCCATCTGGCAGCCATTCTGACCGGGTGGAGCGTCGACAATCCAAACCTGGGTAGCAAATTCGTCTTCGACCCTAAAAAGCACGAGCCCGGCGAGAAGCAGTGGTTCGGACAGACCATTCCCGACGACCCCAACAACGGCCAGCAGCAGGGCATCATCGCGCTGACAAAATTGGCGGCTATGCCGCAGACCGCGCACTTCCTCAGTTGGAAGCTGGCGCAGCGCTTCGTCGCGGACGATCCTCCACCCGCACTCGTCGACCGCATGGCCGATACGTACCTGAAGTCCGACGGCGACATCAAGAAGGTGCTGCTCACGCTCATCCATTCGCCCGAGTTCAACTCGCGCAAATACTTCCGCAACAAGGTCAAGACCCCAGAGGAGTTCCTTGCCTCCGCCTTCCGCGCCACGGCCACGGATCCCACCAACCCCGGCCAGATGGTCCAATCGCTGCGCCAGATGGGCATGCCGCTCTACGGGAAGCTGGAGCCGACCGGCTACTACCTCACCGCCGACCACTGGATGAATACCACCGCCCTGATCGACCGGCTGAACTTCGCCGTACAACTGACGCAGGGCAAGTACGGCGGCCAGAAGTTTGATTCCTCGCGCCTGCTGGCCGTCGGCCTGATGTCGCAGCCCAGCGTTGGTGGTGTGAAATCCGTGAACATGCCTGCCGCCGGCCCGGGCCCGCGCGCCCTGAAGGTGGCCGACATCACGACCACGCGCGGCCGCGGCCCCGCTGGCCTTACCGGCATGGACGTTGCTTTGGATGTGCTCGAAAAGACGCTGGTTGGCGGCCCGGTCTCCGACAAGACCAATGCGCTGATTCACCAGCAGGTCGCTCAGCCCGCACCGCAGGTCATCACGCCATCCCAGCCTGACAGCCAGCCGATGACGGCCACGCAGACACCGCAACCACAGCAGCCCCTCAGCCCACCGGACACGCTCAACATGCTCACGGCGCTGGTCCTCGGCTCACCGGAGTTCCAGATGCGCTAGGTTCTATCGGCACACAAGAACGCCTGTCATCTCGACCGGAGCGAAGCGGAGAGATCTGCATTCACGGCGTGAGCATAGACCCTTTGCAAATCATGGTTCCGCCCCGATACTGGCAGCATGACCAAACAGTTTCTGGCGGCAGCGGTCTTTGGCCTCGCACTCTCCGCGGCATCGGCACAGCAGTTGGACTTCAGGGTAACCGGAGCGCCCTTACGCGCGGACTCCGTCGACCCTGCCATCGCGCCCCTGCTCAGGCAGGTTTCGGCGACGCAGATCCAGAAGAACATTGAGAAGCTGGTCAGCTTCCACAATCGCTCCACGCTCTCCAGCATGGAGACGGGCCTTCCCGAAGGCACCGGTATCACCGCCGCCGCGGCATGGATCAAGTCCCAGTTCGAGCAGTACTCAAAAGACTGCGGCGGTTGCCTCGAGGTGAAGGAAGACACCTTTATCGAGCCCGCCGGCAAGCCCTCCGCGAACGGCGCTCCGCCGCGCATTAATCGCCCCACAAAACTCACCAACGTCTACGCCGTGATGAAGGGAACCGACCCCACACAGTCCGCCCGCAGGGTGCTGGTCACCGGCCACTATGACACCCGCGTGGGCGACGTGATGGACACGCACGCCTTCGCCCCCGGAGCCAATGACGACTCCAGCGGAACCGCCGTCAGCCTGGAGTGTGCCCGCGTCCTCAGCAAGGCAAAGCTGCCCGCCACCGTGATC
Above is a genomic segment from Terriglobus tenax containing:
- a CDS encoding DUF1800 domain-containing protein, giving the protein MRRAFVLAAVVVLVPALALPAQMPKVKPSKSAKPEALLPLTDRERAQQLLNRFTFGARPGEVEQVLAQGSDNWLNQQLSPSGLKDDVASRRMGDYPVLRMSPDQVVQTFPAQFVVQQIAEGKIPKPGGPQTDPQLASVYEVALWRWQKSLDDKKVDADGTTHMPTPEQQEAQKKADQATAARIAGELFAIDRKQRMADLLSRPVPDRAAFCQYVAGEQKNLLLGEFTPREREFFYAMGATGGSSYRALQEISEAKMLRMVLSERQLQEVMTDFWFNHFNVFGPKDSDQWYTAAYERDAIRPFALGKFRDLLLATAKSPAMMVYLDNYTSIGPNSEANGGKRKDGKRNGRGLNENYAREVMELHTVGVNGGYSQEDVTHLAAILTGWSVDNPNLGSKFVFDPKKHEPGEKQWFGQTIPDDPNNGQQQGIIALTKLAAMPQTAHFLSWKLAQRFVADDPPPALVDRMADTYLKSDGDIKKVLLTLIHSPEFNSRKYFRNKVKTPEEFLASAFRATATDPTNPGQMVQSLRQMGMPLYGKLEPTGYYLTADHWMNTTALIDRLNFAVQLTQGKYGGQKFDSSRLLAVGLMSQPSVGGVKSVNMPAAGPGPRALKVADITTTRGRGPAGLTGMDVALDVLEKTLVGGPVSDKTNALIHQQVAQPAPQVITPSQPDSQPMTATQTPQPQQPLSPPDTLNMLTALVLGSPEFQMR
- a CDS encoding protein-methionine-sulfoxide reductase heme-binding subunit MsrQ, translating into MNNRTIVLMKGIVFPLCLVPFFGISWAFWQASTGAQPDALGADPVNTLTHWTGDWALWMLLASLAITPLRRLTPKLAWLIRFRRMIGLFAFFYATLHLGTYLFLFSGYDINGAWEGIKSGHIGILFANFAAVWPTIWDDALKRRFVQVGLLSWFILLLLTLTSPQWVLRKMGGKPWQRLHRWVYAAGILAIIHYWWLVKKGVLTPWKDTAVLAILLLARVGWTLWKKRKVPAQAAAPVA